GGAGGGTGACTTTTTGAAACTTCACACCCTTTACCATTTGGGCGTGCGCTGGGTAGGATTAACCCATAATCCCGCCAATCTGGTTGCCGATGGAGTAGGGGAAGCGAGGGGAGCGGGGCTTAGTCAATTGGGAAGGGAGTTTGTCCAGGAATTGAATCGTTTACAGGTTGCCATTGATGTCTCTCACCTCTCGGAACGAGGCTTTTGGGATGTCCTAGAGATTTCATCGCAACCTGTTTTTGCTTCCCATTCCAACGCGAAGAGCATCCTGCCTCATCGCCGCAACCTCTCCGATGTACAGATTAGCGCCCTGGTCTCTGCAGGAGGATTAATCGGCCTTACCTATGCTCCCCATTTTACCGCGGCCACGGAGAAAGTAACGATCGATGATCTCCTTCGCCATGTTGAGCACTACTGTTCTTTAGGCGCCGAAAAACATATTGGCCTAGGTTCAGATTTTGACGGCATCTCGAAAACGATTGAAGGATTGGAACATAGCGGCAAGACCGCTGCTTTGGTGGAAAAATTGTTACGGCATTATGACGAAAAGCTGGTAGAGGGATTTCTCTATCGAAATTACCTGGAATATTTGAAAAAAATATGGATCGACGATCATCGATATTTCCGCTGTGAGAAATCGTGATTCATTAGTTGAAATTCTTGTAGAAAAGGCATACAATAAAGACGAAGAGATTTGGTCATTTATCCATTTATGATCA
The DNA window shown above is from Thermicanus aegyptius DSM 12793 and carries:
- a CDS encoding dipeptidase, translated to MRIIDGHCDLLWRLWTKKYVEKGTLDRPFYKNADWLMVTKEKLKEGGVGLQACAIYISEEVARTRAFLTALEMVDLFYTEVVSDEVMVIRGRKDLEEWEKSNRLGLILTMEGVEGTEGDFLKLHTLYHLGVRWVGLTHNPANLVADGVGEARGAGLSQLGREFVQELNRLQVAIDVSHLSERGFWDVLEISSQPVFASHSNAKSILPHRRNLSDVQISALVSAGGLIGLTYAPHFTAATEKVTIDDLLRHVEHYCSLGAEKHIGLGSDFDGISKTIEGLEHSGKTAALVEKLLRHYDEKLVEGFLYRNYLEYLKKIWIDDHRYFRCEKS